From the Solanum lycopersicum chromosome 10, SLM_r2.1 genome, one window contains:
- the LOC101248343 gene encoding UDP-URONIC ACID TRANSPORTER 1-like — MLSGQLEKKGFFIATLITFWYSSNIGVLLLNKLLLSNYGFRFPIFLTMCHMTACAVLSYVSIVFLKIAPFQRIKSRSQFLRISTLSVVFCGSVVGGNISLRYLPVSFNQAVGATTPFFTALFAYLMTRKQEAWATYGCLVPVVTGVVIASGGEPSFHLYGFIMCIGATAARAFKSVLQGVLLSSEGEKLNSMNLLLYMSPIAVVVLLPAALVMEPNVIDVTATLATEHRYLGLLIVVNSAMAYGANLLNFLVTKHTSALTLQVLGNAKGAVAVVISILIFQNPVTFIGIAGYTMTVMGVVAYGESKRRHK; from the exons atgttgtctGGACAATTAGAAAAGAAGGGTTTTTTCATAGCTACACTTATAACATTTTGGTATTCCTCAAATATTGGAGTTCTtcttttaaacaaattattgCTGTCAAATTATGGATTTAGATTCCCAATTTTTCTTACAATGTGTCATATGACAGCTTGTGCTGTTCTTAGCTATGTTTCTATTGTTTTCTTAAAGATTGCACCTTTTCAGAGGATTAAATCAAGGTCTCAATTTTTAAGAATTTCTACCCTTAGTGTTGTCTTTTGTGGTTCTGTTGTTGGTGGAAACATTTCTTTAAGGTACTTGCCTGTGTCGTTTAATCAGGCTGTGGGTGCAACAACACCCTTTTTTACTGCATTGTTTGCTTATTTGATGACAAGGAAGCAAGAAGCTTGGGCTACTTATGGTTGCCTTGTTCCTGTTGTTACTGGGGTTGTTATCGCAAGTGGG GGTGAGCCAAGCTTCCACCTTTATGGATTTATCATGTGTATTGGTGCAACTGCTGCTAGAGCCTTCAAGTCTGTTCTTCAAGGAGTTCTTCTTTCTTCTGAAGG GGAGAAGCTGAACTCCATGAATCTCCTGCTCTACATGTCACCAATTGCTGTCGTAGTGTTATTGCCTGCTGCACTCGTTATGGAGCCCAATGTTATCGATGTCACTGCAACACTCGCGACTGAACACAGATACCTTGGCCTGCTTATTGTGGTTAATTCCGCAATGGCCTATGGTGCCAATTTATTGAACTTTTTGGTGACTAAGCATACCAGTGCATTGACACTCCAG GTCCTAGGCAATGCAAAAGGTGCAGTTGCTGTTGTTATCTCCATACTTATTTTCCAAAATCCAGTAACATTCATCGGAATCGCGGGCTACACAATGACTGTGATGGGAGTTGTTGCTTATGGAGAATCCAAAAGAAGGCACAAATAA
- the LOC101250557 gene encoding PIG-Y superfamily protein has product MALCSIYKYGSKAQGLAFLAFGSISFLVFVYVAIVSKLLPPFDNPILAAIQNDRYYCFLVPLTLPILVVAIYFHWLSMKIFKHA; this is encoded by the exons ATGGCGCTGTGTTCTATTTACAAGTATGGTTCAAAAGCTCAAGGGTTGGCGTTTCTTGCATTTGGGTCCATTTCCTTTTTGGTATTTGTTTATGTTGCTATTGTCTCCAAGTTGCTTCCGCCATTCGACAATCCGATCCTTGCAGCCATTCAGAATGACAG ATACTATTGCTTTCTGGTTCCATTAACGCTTCCCATCCTTGTTGTTGCTATATATTTCCACTGGCTCAGCATGAAGATCTTTAAGCATGCATAG